From the genome of Geobacter sp. SVR, one region includes:
- a CDS encoding recombinase family protein — translation MNVGIWIRVSTEDQARGESPKNHEARARMYAELKRWNIVDLYDLSGVSGKDVLDNPEAKRMLDDVAAGRIQALIFSKLARLARNTKQLLEISDYFQKHDAALVSLEESIDTSSPAGRLLYTVIGALAQWEREEISARVAASIPIRAKLGKNTGGKGAFGYHWVDGKIVPNPDEAPVVKRAYQIFLETGKLLTTCNQLKDEGLYSRSKKVYRPTSLKRLLSDTIYKGIRRANYAKSLGNKKNWVLKPESDWVYTNVQPLVSEEDWDAANKIFEETARRYTSFKAVPKVGRFLFSGILKCQCGEKLYVAPYPSMKIPRYACKKCGMRINEDIIEENFQNALKEVVVAPEQLGANEDLKKELVEKQERLELLKKEQKEVNGKVDVLIDLYGKQVLDQNGFKERYDPIKTRLDNITLEIPRLQAEIDFIKTNEIGKSYVIERATTLASLWPSLSYEARQQVVKELVERIDVGEDSLHFVFYYIPSFAPVEKGSHISRDSWPPPA, via the coding sequence ATGAACGTTGGAATATGGATAAGGGTATCAACAGAAGATCAGGCGCGGGGAGAATCGCCAAAGAATCATGAAGCCCGTGCTCGGATGTATGCAGAACTCAAGAGATGGAACATAGTAGACCTGTATGACCTGTCAGGCGTTTCAGGCAAGGATGTCCTTGACAATCCTGAAGCCAAGAGAATGCTTGATGACGTAGCCGCTGGTCGAATACAGGCTCTTATCTTCTCAAAACTTGCTCGCCTTGCCCGCAACACCAAACAACTCCTCGAAATCTCCGACTACTTCCAAAAGCACGATGCCGCACTCGTAAGCCTTGAAGAGAGTATTGACACGTCCTCCCCTGCCGGCAGACTCCTCTATACCGTTATCGGCGCATTGGCTCAGTGGGAGCGTGAGGAGATCTCTGCCCGTGTCGCAGCATCAATTCCTATCAGGGCAAAGTTGGGAAAGAATACTGGTGGAAAGGGGGCCTTCGGTTATCACTGGGTTGATGGAAAGATCGTTCCCAATCCGGATGAGGCTCCAGTCGTCAAAAGGGCATACCAAATATTCCTTGAAACCGGCAAGCTGCTCACTACCTGTAATCAACTCAAAGATGAAGGGCTCTATTCAAGGAGCAAGAAGGTTTACAGGCCGACATCTCTCAAGCGGCTTCTCTCGGATACAATCTACAAGGGCATACGCAGAGCCAACTACGCAAAGAGTCTTGGTAACAAGAAGAATTGGGTGCTGAAACCGGAGTCAGATTGGGTTTATACCAACGTGCAACCGCTGGTGTCGGAAGAGGACTGGGACGCAGCGAATAAAATCTTCGAGGAGACAGCTAGGAGATACACGTCATTCAAGGCGGTCCCGAAGGTAGGAAGGTTCTTGTTTTCCGGGATACTGAAGTGTCAATGTGGCGAGAAGCTCTACGTCGCACCGTATCCTTCGATGAAGATTCCCCGCTATGCCTGCAAGAAATGTGGAATGAGAATCAACGAGGACATCATTGAGGAGAACTTCCAGAATGCCTTGAAGGAGGTGGTTGTTGCACCTGAACAGCTTGGTGCCAACGAAGATCTGAAAAAAGAATTGGTGGAAAAGCAGGAGAGGCTTGAACTGCTGAAGAAAGAGCAGAAGGAAGTGAACGGTAAAGTTGATGTTTTAATCGACTTGTATGGTAAGCAGGTTCTTGATCAAAACGGGTTCAAAGAAAGATATGATCCGATCAAGACCAGGCTTGACAACATTACCCTGGAGATCCCCCGCCTGCAGGCAGAGATTGATTTCATCAAAACAAATGAGATTGGCAAGTCGTATGTAATCGAGAGAGCAACTACGCTGGCGTCACTGTGGCCATCGTTGAGTTATGAGGCTAGGCAGCAAGTCGTGAAAGAACTTGTCGAGAGGATTGATGTCGGCGAGGATTCCCTTCATTTTGTCTTCTATTATATCCCTTCGTTCGCGCCAGTAGAGAAAGGTTCACACATCTCCAGGGATTCATGGCCGCCACCAGCATAA
- a CDS encoding S24 family peptidase, protein MSSKIQQNDDILIENIIEKLKTALELKSDTDVAKALESDPRLLGTWKKRGTIPYEKIIKLCISKNINLQWMFSDGGCLPTVCRDNGLVSEADGYVKVPRFEVKASAGGGAIIHSEQIVDHLYFRTEWVKNVLGIPRDFLALISVQGDSMEPTLSNGDLILIDTRTSRVEDGAIYVVQYEDALLVKRLQKKYDGSVVIRSDNTLYEPEILHGEEAINLKIVGRVVWAGGVI, encoded by the coding sequence ATGTCAAGCAAAATTCAGCAAAATGACGACATTCTGATTGAAAATATCATCGAAAAGCTGAAAACAGCTCTTGAGCTGAAGAGTGATACTGATGTCGCAAAAGCACTCGAAAGCGATCCAAGGCTGCTTGGCACCTGGAAAAAACGGGGAACTATCCCTTACGAAAAAATCATCAAATTGTGTATCAGCAAGAACATCAATTTGCAGTGGATGTTCTCAGATGGCGGTTGTCTTCCGACAGTATGTCGAGACAACGGACTTGTTTCCGAGGCGGATGGCTACGTCAAGGTGCCAAGGTTTGAGGTCAAGGCCAGTGCTGGAGGGGGTGCAATTATTCATAGTGAGCAAATTGTTGATCATCTGTATTTCAGGACAGAGTGGGTAAAGAACGTACTGGGGATTCCAAGGGACTTTTTGGCGCTTATATCGGTACAAGGTGACAGCATGGAACCGACCTTAAGCAATGGCGATCTGATTCTGATTGATACCAGAACTTCACGCGTCGAAGACGGGGCTATCTACGTTGTGCAATACGAGGACGCTTTGCTTGTGAAGCGTCTGCAGAAAAAGTATGACGGCTCTGTTGTGATCCGAAGCGATAACACCCTATACGAGCCTGAAATTCTGCATGGGGAAGAGGCGATTAATCTTAAGATCGTTGGCAGGGTGGTTTGGGCCGGCGGGGTGATTTAG
- a CDS encoding HTH domain-containing protein, translating into MRKSLKIKVLMMQKGISGSHIAEKAGVHRTAVYHVISGRAKSQRLQRMIAQELGWPFDALWAD; encoded by the coding sequence ATGAGGAAATCGCTTAAAATAAAGGTCCTGATGATGCAGAAAGGAATATCAGGATCACATATCGCTGAAAAAGCAGGGGTACATCGTACTGCGGTCTATCACGTAATCAGCGGCAGAGCCAAATCACAACGCCTGCAAAGGATGATTGCCCAAGAACTTGGTTGGCCATTTGATGCCCTATGGGCCGACTGA
- the trfA gene encoding plasmid replication initiator TrfA produces the protein MQHNRLQRNTNCIDDRGGVDSFERILESLAARPKYLPEWPDTQRAMPNEILRSALFNCRNRNQARLFMKDAEIAVIGDGQVIYRGEELRQDDELVWLHLMHLAKKTHLGDCIDFTPYSFIKMLGWPIKGQSYDRLRVCLSRMQATAIRFQSKRLDTFISVSLILKFRSRNDNNENLSRWEVWVGEEMRLLFDEEFLTRVNWETRRALPDGIASKLFGYWSSHRKPFPVKAETLIKLCGSEMELRHFRIELRKALDVLVKVSFLESWEVKDDLVTVARRH, from the coding sequence TTGCAACATAATAGACTTCAGCGCAACACAAACTGTATCGACGATAGAGGCGGGGTTGATTCGTTCGAACGTATTCTTGAAAGCCTCGCAGCGAGACCGAAGTATCTTCCAGAGTGGCCTGATACTCAAAGAGCAATGCCGAATGAAATCCTTCGTTCGGCACTTTTCAATTGCCGGAACCGTAATCAAGCTCGTCTCTTCATGAAGGACGCAGAAATAGCTGTGATCGGAGACGGCCAGGTAATTTATCGTGGTGAGGAACTGCGCCAGGATGATGAACTTGTCTGGTTGCACCTGATGCACCTGGCAAAAAAGACCCATCTTGGCGATTGCATCGACTTCACCCCCTATTCTTTCATCAAAATGCTTGGCTGGCCCATCAAGGGCCAAAGCTACGACCGACTCCGTGTCTGCTTGAGCAGGATGCAGGCTACAGCAATCCGCTTCCAATCAAAACGCCTTGATACCTTCATCAGTGTTTCTCTGATCCTTAAGTTCAGATCCAGAAACGATAACAATGAAAATCTGTCTCGATGGGAAGTCTGGGTTGGCGAGGAAATGCGCCTCCTATTTGACGAAGAGTTCCTGACGAGAGTGAACTGGGAAACGAGGCGAGCGCTTCCAGACGGCATCGCATCCAAGTTGTTTGGTTACTGGTCAAGTCATCGGAAACCTTTCCCGGTAAAGGCTGAGACTCTCATCAAGCTGTGCGGTTCCGAAATGGAGCTGAGGCATTTCCGTATCGAATTGAGAAAAGCGCTCGATGTTCTCGTGAAAGTGAGTTTCCTCGAATCCTGGGAGGTCAAGGATGACCTGGTTACCGTCGCACGGAGGCATTGA
- a CDS encoding sigma-70 family RNA polymerase sigma factor — protein MDFFKAMQWVQDNEPTIKSKIRQYRKFTPYEMCDFQQEAYEAAFVAVLRSQEKNIPFEAAFWTTFRNKISVLTPDPNFTHGSNSIPSHICYGDIEAVEQTIHGSDDGADIEAIFEAISHHLTEKERETLSLSLGVADQGKLSTYEIADLYGCSDFNVRDTLKRAFRRIKQLADNGTIVVDRMRLVTQQHQEIMSGCVAIQNFTPLGFSARSPPS, from the coding sequence ATGGATTTCTTCAAGGCAATGCAATGGGTGCAGGACAACGAACCCACGATCAAGAGCAAGATCAGGCAGTATCGGAAATTCACCCCCTATGAAATGTGCGACTTTCAGCAAGAGGCATACGAGGCTGCATTCGTCGCGGTTCTTCGCAGTCAGGAGAAGAATATCCCGTTCGAGGCTGCCTTCTGGACCACATTCCGGAACAAGATCAGCGTTCTGACTCCCGACCCTAACTTCACCCATGGGTCCAATTCGATTCCTTCGCATATCTGTTATGGCGACATTGAGGCAGTCGAACAGACGATTCACGGGAGTGATGATGGTGCTGACATCGAGGCGATATTCGAGGCTATTTCCCACCACTTGACGGAAAAGGAAAGGGAAACTCTATCTCTCTCCCTGGGGGTTGCGGATCAAGGGAAACTATCCACATACGAGATCGCTGATCTCTACGGCTGTTCTGACTTTAATGTCCGAGACACTCTGAAAAGGGCGTTCAGACGAATAAAGCAGCTCGCAGACAACGGAACCATAGTCGTTGACCGCATGAGGCTCGTGACCCAACAGCACCAGGAAATAATGTCTGGCTGTGTAGCCATTCAGAACTTCACGCCTTTGGGTTTTTCAGCAAGAAGCCCGCCTTCCTGA
- a CDS encoding ParM/StbA family protein — MSVLVCDLGFSSAKWMYEDRKGRIISAFRYDGDNLMVGEEALLSSGSSYLKTMEELVRFYPEFVGHCFKAAKAEGTVTLAVGLPFSYWQDQNKPGGAVPALAKALSGALVTDVAIFPQGLGGLRDYLDNVEERPDGNVLGIDIGFNTIIFTLFSPQKRQIIYGKTLNKRGVHQMATSYLLPRIKDLAPSGTFTPVEIAFLIEKGYLQYGFERHDVRKEINDAGVAYIEHILRDVQGELQAHVGMHADFDRVLLFGGGAALLKDGFPAKNIEVIVMPVPEFANARGFRSLAGGM; from the coding sequence ATGAGTGTGCTGGTTTGTGATCTGGGTTTTTCGTCAGCAAAGTGGATGTATGAGGATCGTAAGGGGAGAATTATTTCCGCATTCAGATATGACGGAGATAATTTGATGGTGGGAGAAGAAGCACTTCTGTCATCGGGTTCGTCCTACCTGAAAACGATGGAAGAGCTTGTGAGGTTCTATCCAGAGTTTGTTGGCCACTGCTTCAAGGCAGCCAAGGCTGAAGGGACGGTCACACTCGCGGTTGGTCTGCCATTTTCCTATTGGCAGGATCAAAACAAACCTGGCGGAGCGGTTCCGGCCTTAGCAAAGGCATTGTCTGGAGCACTCGTCACTGATGTCGCCATATTCCCGCAAGGTCTCGGTGGACTCAGGGATTACTTGGACAATGTCGAGGAACGGCCAGATGGAAACGTCTTGGGAATAGACATCGGATTCAACACGATTATCTTTACGCTCTTTTCTCCTCAGAAAAGACAGATCATCTACGGCAAGACCCTCAACAAACGGGGTGTTCACCAAATGGCAACCAGCTATCTGCTGCCACGCATCAAGGACCTGGCACCTTCCGGCACTTTCACCCCGGTAGAAATAGCTTTCCTGATCGAGAAAGGCTATCTGCAATACGGTTTCGAGCGACACGACGTCAGGAAAGAAATCAATGATGCCGGCGTTGCCTACATCGAGCACATCCTCCGGGATGTCCAGGGAGAACTGCAGGCACACGTTGGAATGCATGCCGACTTCGACAGGGTATTGCTGTTTGGTGGTGGTGCCGCACTGCTCAAAGATGGCTTCCCAGCAAAGAATATCGAGGTAATCGTCATGCCGGTTCCGGAATTTGCGAATGCCCGCGGATTCCGATCGCTTGCAGGCGGAATGTGA
- a CDS encoding helix-turn-helix transcriptional regulator, whose translation MASPVNRTYLRQTRDAAELLGKLIRLGRKERKMTEEDLSGRAGISRRTLQKIERGDPKCEIGLVFEVANLVGVNLFGDEGNANISRNISRVDDKLALLPQLVRSSMKVNDEF comes from the coding sequence ATGGCGTCTCCAGTAAACCGCACATATCTCCGCCAGACCCGGGATGCAGCAGAGCTGTTGGGCAAACTCATCCGGCTCGGCAGGAAAGAACGTAAGATGACCGAGGAAGACCTGTCTGGCCGGGCCGGGATTTCCAGAAGGACTTTGCAGAAGATCGAGCGTGGCGACCCGAAGTGTGAGATCGGCCTGGTGTTTGAGGTAGCCAACCTGGTTGGGGTAAACCTATTTGGGGATGAAGGGAACGCGAATATCTCCAGAAATATAAGCCGGGTTGACGATAAGCTGGCTCTTCTGCCCCAGCTGGTTCGCAGCTCTATGAAGGTAAACGATGAATTCTGA
- a CDS encoding type II toxin-antitoxin system HipA family toxin, with amino-acid sequence MNSDYKEIYVWIWLPGEIDPVVAGMLTTVGTTYVFNYGKSYLQRDNAISIYDAELPLRQGLLPLLSGLSIPGCLRDAAPDAWGRRVILNKKFGNKASGIDPAALDELSYLIESGSERIGALDFQLSPTQYEPRYASGAPIEELIEATERVEKGIPLTPELAQALQHGTSIGGARPKALIESDSRKFIAKFSTSTDLYSVVKAEYVAMRLAAMAGIDVAPVSLERAAGKDVLLVDRFDRKATANGWQRKSLVSALTMLTLDEMMARYASYETLAEIIRSKFTNAPGTLRELFSRIVFNILVGNTDDHARNHAAFWDGQMLTLTPAYDICPQARHGQIATQAMLVMGDDRSSRITTCIAAAPQFLLTEDEAVDIIAKQITCIEQNWSTVCDDASLSEVDRNLMWGNQILNPYVFEGLEPGPLKDLARRHQRG; translated from the coding sequence ATGAATTCTGATTACAAAGAAATATATGTCTGGATCTGGCTCCCTGGAGAGATAGATCCGGTGGTGGCCGGAATGCTTACGACCGTAGGGACGACATATGTCTTCAACTACGGTAAAAGCTATCTGCAGCGCGACAATGCTATTTCTATTTACGACGCTGAACTTCCCCTGCGTCAGGGGCTACTCCCTCTCCTATCTGGGCTTTCCATCCCGGGGTGTTTACGGGACGCTGCTCCTGATGCCTGGGGACGCAGGGTAATACTCAACAAGAAGTTCGGAAATAAAGCGTCTGGAATCGACCCGGCAGCACTCGATGAACTCAGTTACCTTATTGAGTCCGGGTCCGAGCGGATAGGCGCCCTTGATTTCCAGTTATCGCCTACGCAGTACGAGCCGCGATATGCCTCCGGAGCCCCCATTGAAGAACTGATTGAGGCGACCGAGCGTGTCGAGAAGGGAATTCCGCTAACTCCAGAGCTTGCACAGGCCCTTCAGCATGGAACCTCTATCGGTGGAGCACGACCCAAGGCCCTCATTGAAAGTGATTCCCGGAAATTCATAGCGAAATTTTCCACTTCCACCGACCTCTACTCCGTCGTCAAAGCAGAGTATGTCGCAATGAGACTAGCTGCCATGGCTGGCATTGATGTGGCGCCGGTCTCTCTGGAACGTGCCGCCGGCAAGGATGTGCTGCTTGTCGATCGTTTTGATCGGAAGGCAACGGCCAATGGGTGGCAGCGCAAGAGCCTTGTTTCGGCTCTGACGATGTTGACTCTGGATGAGATGATGGCCCGTTACGCAAGCTATGAAACGTTGGCTGAAATTATCCGGAGTAAATTCACAAATGCTCCCGGAACATTGCGCGAACTGTTTTCCCGTATCGTGTTCAATATTCTGGTTGGCAATACTGACGACCATGCCCGCAACCATGCAGCTTTCTGGGACGGACAGATGCTGACGTTAACCCCGGCATACGATATCTGCCCACAGGCTCGCCATGGGCAGATCGCCACTCAAGCAATGCTGGTTATGGGAGACGACCGTTCAAGTCGGATAACCACATGCATTGCTGCCGCTCCGCAATTTCTTCTCACCGAAGATGAGGCCGTCGACATTATCGCTAAACAGATAACGTGCATCGAGCAGAATTGGTCGACTGTCTGTGACGATGCATCGTTAAGCGAAGTTGATCGAAATTTGATGTGGGGAAATCAGATATTGAATCCATATGTTTTCGAGGGGTTGGAACCAGGGCCCCTAAAAGATCTCGCTAGACGGCACCAGCGAGGATGA
- a CDS encoding OmpA family protein, translated as MLAKFMTTASLVFLVPLSSFASDIRQRPFAYSFDAASAQSGDTFVVCSNCPDSKLTILPAITKLAVRISDSMPIQLPTTQSEVVAVVPRNEQPEIKGLLGTVHFQFDSSRLSQFEQGNLEKLSRDIPAGNAVNVTGYTCTIGTDDYNKKLSFRRAEAVATALKAKGVNISTIEGRGKCCPASQDKQQNRRVEIIGLQKEGM; from the coding sequence ATGCTGGCAAAGTTCATGACCACTGCGTCGCTCGTTTTTCTCGTTCCACTGTCAAGCTTCGCTTCCGATATACGCCAACGACCGTTCGCGTATTCCTTTGATGCAGCATCAGCCCAGAGTGGAGACACTTTTGTTGTCTGTTCAAATTGCCCGGACAGCAAGCTGACCATCCTCCCTGCCATTACCAAGCTTGCAGTGAGAATAAGCGACTCCATGCCAATACAGCTGCCTACTACTCAATCTGAGGTTGTAGCCGTTGTACCCAGAAATGAGCAGCCTGAAATCAAGGGGTTACTCGGGACAGTTCACTTTCAGTTCGACAGTTCCAGGCTTTCCCAATTTGAACAGGGCAATCTGGAAAAGCTATCAAGGGATATTCCCGCAGGTAATGCCGTCAATGTAACCGGATACACCTGCACAATCGGTACGGATGATTACAACAAGAAACTGTCCTTCAGAAGAGCAGAGGCCGTCGCCACGGCACTGAAGGCCAAGGGGGTGAATATCAGCACTATCGAAGGCAGAGGCAAATGCTGCCCTGCCTCGCAGGACAAGCAACAGAACAGAAGAGTAGAAATCATCGGATTACAAAAGGAGGGAATGTGA
- a CDS encoding DsbC family protein, with translation MKIANNKKLMVGGLMMFIVTAAGFSMANDNLRMEKETLMKTFPNMKLDGFRESPLKGLYEITAGEQVFYFSPEGYLFFGEIWTKDGKNLTAEMREKVVAERINSLPLDKALKIGNGPKKVIEFTDPDCPYCRKVDNFLSKRTDVTRYVYFVPLRRIHPDAEKKARYILSQSDRDKAFHDVFEGVLDGKPISIAEGAQQQQLEEMEKIAAGLGVRGTPALWIEGAHVNGADIQRITGLLDKGKEVSKPQSH, from the coding sequence GTGAAGATCGCAAATAACAAGAAACTTATGGTCGGCGGGCTGATGATGTTCATCGTGACTGCGGCGGGTTTCTCTATGGCTAACGACAATCTGAGAATGGAGAAAGAGACCCTGATGAAGACCTTTCCAAACATGAAATTGGATGGCTTCAGGGAATCGCCGCTCAAAGGCCTATATGAGATCACCGCAGGCGAACAGGTATTTTACTTCAGCCCCGAAGGATACCTCTTTTTTGGTGAAATCTGGACCAAAGACGGCAAGAACCTGACAGCCGAGATGCGGGAGAAGGTAGTTGCAGAACGAATCAACAGCCTCCCCCTGGATAAAGCCCTGAAAATCGGCAATGGCCCGAAAAAGGTTATCGAGTTCACCGACCCTGACTGCCCCTATTGCCGCAAAGTTGACAACTTCCTCTCGAAGCGAACTGACGTGACCCGTTACGTCTATTTCGTCCCACTACGTAGGATACATCCCGACGCAGAGAAAAAGGCTCGCTACATCCTGTCGCAATCTGACAGGGACAAGGCATTCCATGATGTATTCGAGGGAGTGCTGGACGGAAAGCCAATCTCCATAGCCGAGGGTGCACAGCAACAGCAACTGGAGGAGATGGAGAAAATTGCCGCTGGGCTTGGCGTACGTGGAACACCGGCACTCTGGATCGAAGGTGCTCACGTGAATGGTGCAGACATCCAACGGATTACCGGGTTGCTGGACAAGGGAAAGGAGGTGAGCAAGCCGCAATCACACTGA
- a CDS encoding type IV conjugative transfer system protein TraL, whose protein sequence is MIRKFPQYLTQPFQVLWFEPDDLAIMTASFIFAQQFGGYLWLTMIIVPWAYSRFKRQYPRGFLRHVLYFIGLAPMKGYPQFFERDFLE, encoded by the coding sequence TTGATCCGCAAGTTTCCCCAATATCTGACGCAGCCGTTCCAGGTCCTCTGGTTCGAACCCGATGACCTGGCCATCATGACGGCAAGTTTTATCTTCGCCCAACAGTTCGGGGGATATCTCTGGCTGACGATGATCATCGTTCCGTGGGCATACAGCCGCTTCAAGCGACAGTACCCACGTGGTTTCCTGCGCCACGTTCTCTATTTCATCGGTCTGGCACCGATGAAGGGGTACCCGCAGTTCTTCGAAAGAGATTTTCTGGAATGA
- a CDS encoding type IV conjugative transfer system protein TraE has translation MNLDIFLQKSSNIFAENRLLKFVVVALGIAVVINTAGLFTALNSQRVILVPPTINSKISVSGDKASDEYLKEFTRYILSLALTYNPVNVRSQFSELLAVYDPAEFQASRKELYELADKIENTKASSAFYIHSIINDAEKRRLVVTGTKKTYMVDQKAEDVLKVYLIEYRFENGKFILVRLYEKPALGENKGA, from the coding sequence GTGAACCTCGACATATTTCTACAGAAAAGTTCCAACATTTTCGCCGAAAACCGGCTGCTCAAGTTCGTGGTCGTAGCACTTGGCATTGCCGTTGTCATCAACACAGCCGGACTATTCACTGCATTGAACAGTCAGCGGGTGATTCTCGTGCCGCCGACCATCAATTCAAAGATCTCTGTTTCCGGCGACAAAGCCTCGGATGAATACCTCAAGGAATTCACCCGCTACATCCTGAGTCTGGCGCTTACCTACAACCCGGTCAACGTCCGGTCGCAGTTCAGCGAACTGCTAGCCGTCTACGACCCCGCCGAATTCCAGGCATCACGGAAAGAGTTGTACGAACTGGCGGACAAAATCGAAAACACCAAGGCCTCCAGTGCCTTTTACATTCATTCAATCATCAATGACGCCGAGAAGCGGCGTCTCGTAGTGACCGGTACCAAGAAGACCTACATGGTGGATCAGAAGGCAGAGGACGTTCTGAAGGTCTACCTCATCGAATACCGCTTCGAGAACGGAAAATTCATCCTAGTGCGGCTCTATGAAAAGCCGGCGCTAGGCGAAAACAAGGGGGCGTGA
- a CDS encoding type-F conjugative transfer system secretin TraK: MRKTIALLIALLVPTLAHALEQGAIQKQKTAIDQAIEKPVEGEFPTVVLPESSTGIRLSSSDINRISCPGDIREVLTSTEKGITIKITGKDAFVKFKVTKKGDKFFYSSTPTELYVVCGEKVFSLVAFPQRVPSQTIRLTSGQEKKIKENLSLYAGLPFEKKVLKAIREVYTENIPDSYTISKKEKRFFTFREILLTLKRTVDIEGEGLRIKEYEVSLRGETPEFKMNEKMFLRTALVDNPIAVSLERHVLRTGDSSRVFVVEQRAEKQGGRRLTGDLPVMDQPRQSLPANKSGNQKEPTENRTEPDVQEADDEK; this comes from the coding sequence ATGCGCAAAACGATAGCTTTACTAATCGCATTGCTGGTGCCGACATTGGCGCATGCATTGGAACAAGGTGCTATCCAGAAACAGAAGACTGCAATTGACCAGGCTATTGAAAAGCCGGTCGAGGGTGAGTTTCCGACCGTTGTCTTACCCGAATCGTCAACCGGTATTCGGCTGTCGAGTTCCGACATAAATCGGATCTCCTGCCCAGGTGACATTCGAGAAGTCCTGACCTCAACCGAGAAAGGGATAACGATCAAGATCACCGGCAAGGATGCCTTCGTGAAGTTCAAGGTGACCAAGAAGGGGGACAAGTTCTTCTACTCATCTACACCGACCGAGCTTTATGTCGTATGTGGCGAAAAAGTCTTCAGCTTGGTCGCATTTCCCCAAAGAGTGCCATCCCAAACAATTCGCCTCACTTCCGGCCAGGAGAAGAAGATCAAAGAGAACCTGTCTCTCTATGCCGGCTTACCATTCGAGAAGAAAGTACTCAAGGCGATCAGGGAAGTCTACACCGAGAACATTCCTGACTCATACACCATCAGCAAAAAGGAAAAACGATTCTTCACATTCCGGGAAATCCTTCTGACCCTCAAACGAACCGTGGACATCGAGGGTGAAGGTCTCCGGATCAAGGAGTACGAGGTATCGCTGAGGGGCGAAACTCCCGAGTTCAAGATGAACGAGAAGATGTTTCTGCGTACGGCGCTGGTGGACAACCCAATAGCTGTATCACTTGAACGTCATGTTCTGCGAACAGGTGACTCTTCCAGAGTGTTTGTGGTGGAGCAGCGTGCCGAGAAACAGGGGGGTCGTAGACTGACCGGTGACCTGCCGGTAATGGATCAGCCAAGGCAGAGTCTACCTGCAAACAAGTCGGGAAACCAAAAAGAGCCCACAGAAAACCGTACCGAGCCAGATGTCCAGGAGGCAGACGATGAAAAATAA